AGGTCCATCCGGATCATGCTTGACCGGGCGATCGGCCGGGCTTCCAGCACCCTGTCTCCTGGTCATAGGCACTTTCCAGCTCAGGTACCGTTCATCTCCTACAGTTTCTACTGCACAATGACAAcgacaaaaatcctacaaaaaatTGTCTACATTTCCTTCTATGAAAACAAAATTTACTTGCAATCGTCAGGCTAGTGCAATTTTAGTATTTTAATGAATATAAGTGGTGCAATTGCCGGGTGAAGATATCACACAAAGGAAAGTGTCACCTCACTCCATTATGTTCCAAGCACAGTTTTCAGATATTGGCCAAAAAAAAAAAGAGTACAGTTTCAGATGGTTGGCAGAAATGAGTACAATTTCAAGTCTGCGCTGAAGATTGtgattcttcttcttattcctgcAGACAAAAGAACTGATAGCAGAGATTGAATTGCTCGAAGAGGAAATCGCAAACCGCGAACAACACGTCCTCTCACTCTACAGAAGTATATTTGATCAGTGCGTATCTGGGCCATCATCGGGGCAGAGTTCTGGTATTTCATCCCCTGCTCATGCCAAGAGCATAAGTTCAAGGACGAGACGACGACAATCGAGCATAATATCAAGTGCATTTTGCTCATCTAAGAAGCTGCCTCTCCAACCTTTCCATATCATGACATCAGTGTCGGAGTCGGGTAGAACCAAGAACATGCTCAAGACCAAGATCAAGCATGAATCTTTCTCGAGCGAAACGTTGGATGTCCGTTCTGCCTCCCTTGCATCAGATCCAAGGAAGGtaaaacatacaaaggaaaataTAGTTTCATTAAATCCATACAGACATTTAATGTAGTGCATTCTACTTGCTAATATTTACAAACAGACATATGTATGCCCTTTTTATACTATAATGCAAATTCTCTGCATTGTGGTGCTTTCAGGAGCATACATTTTGTCCCAATTTGTACGTCTGAACCTGCTGATTTAAATCAGGAGATGCTGTGATCAATGCAGTACTTTCAAGCAGAAATGCACATATTGGACTTATTTTAACTATTGTTTCTTCCTTTGTTTTGCTTTTTTTTTTCTTTACAAATAGCTGCCTTATTCAGGGAGTAGTTCTTTGGCACGTACTCTGAAAGATCATCTCTACCAATGTCCAAGCAAGATATCTGAAGAAATGGTTAGATGCATGGCTTCCATATACTGTCTTCTGCGCACGGAGTCACCAGAAAAGCCTGAAAAGGTTCGCTCACCgttcttgtcaagatcatcaaCAAGTGTCATTCTTCCTCGGAGGGGTAACAGTGAGGAGACTAATCCATCAAGTAACAAAAGCATTGTCGAAGTATGTTCAATCTCAGTCGAAAAGAATCAGACGCCAGATGTCTCCTGTGCAATTACCCACTACAGGTTTGTTGGAAAAATGATGATTATCGTACTTTATATCCTGGAGAGTAATTTATTTTCCAATAATTGTATAACAAATTCCATGGTGTTGCTTTGAGCTTAGGTTGCTTGTGGAGCAGCTTGAAAGGGTTGATCTGAGTATGTCAGAAACCAGCATCAAACTGGCCTTTTGGATCAACGTGTACAATTCTCTTGTCATGCATGTAATTGCCGAAAAGTCTACACTGGTTTCTCTGTTTTTATTCTTTAATTTTTTGTAATTTTGTCAGTGTGTCATCCCATGTCTGATTCGCTTTGCAGGCATATCTAGCATATGGAATTCCAAACAGTTCTCTGAAAAGAATGGCTCTATTTCACAAGGTGAAAAGGATATTTTAGTTACAGTTATCCCTGAGTGCTGGAGTTCATAATGATGTGGCTGACAAATAACTCACATATTGCAGGCTGCCTACAATGTTGGTGGATATGCTGTGACTGCCAACTCCATTGAACAATCCATGTTGTGCTGCAGATCCCCGCGGATTGGTCGTGTACGTATGATTTGTGATCTCATGCCAAATCCTGAATTTAGATTCAGATAGTTCATGTAAAGTTGACAGCTTCATATAAAATTCAAGACCCTAAATTCAGTTTAGGTAAACTATTCATCAAATTGACTGAAACAAACCGAAGAAGATGAATAACACACGCTTAGTTATCAATTTAGCACGCCGAGGGCTACCCTAAGTGGTGTAAGTACGACCTTCTATCTCATGCCGAAGTTTGAATATAAACTCAGACAATTCATGTAATGTCGACGGCTTCAGATAAAACATCAAAAATCAATGTTTAAATTCTACATTTAGGATCCTTTCTAGGAAGCAAACTGTTTATGCTTGAAGAACTCAGTACTTCTCCTGAACCAAGGCCCTAAATTCAGTTTGGTCAATTGTTCATGAATTCAGAAAAAACTGACCAGGAACACTGGATTCTAGGAGTAGTCAAATTAGCACAGGGAGGGAAACCTGATTTCTGGAGAACAGTCTGATCCAATTTTACCCGCAGTGGTTTGAATCGATACTGTCGACGGCGATGCGGAAGAGATGCGCCGACGAGAAGCAGCTGATCCAGCTCAAGTTCGGCCTGCCGGACTGCCAGCCTCAGGCCCTGTTCGCGCTGTGCACCGGTGCCTCCTCCGACCCCACGGTACGTACGTACACCCTGACGCCGCCGC
This DNA window, taken from Triticum aestivum cultivar Chinese Spring chromosome 1D, IWGSC CS RefSeq v2.1, whole genome shotgun sequence, encodes the following:
- the LOC123181695 gene encoding uncharacterized protein isoform X1, whose product is MAAAQQGNMEQAVNGAQEPGKVGGEAPEAASAPKAAAAATAPAPHHRRSKSASSGRNLETCKHVSVEQRFNQAQNPPDPRKSSCSTDGSSVHRAPPRDQRTSAATASPSHRVSLENDVSQLQLHLHQERSIRIMLDRAIGRASSTLSPGHRHFPAQTKELIAEIELLEEEIANREQHVLSLYRSIFDQCVSGPSSGQSSGISSPAHAKSISSRTRRRQSSIISSAFCSSKKLPLQPFHIMTSVSESGRTKNMLKTKIKHESFSSETLDVRSASLASDPRKLPYSGSSSLARTLKDHLYQCPSKISEEMVRCMASIYCLLRTESPEKPEKVRSPFLSRSSTSVILPRRGNSEETNPSSNKSIVEVCSISVEKNQTPDVSCAITHYRLLVEQLERVDLSMSETSIKLAFWINVYNSLVMHAYLAYGIPNSSLKRMALFHKAAYNVGGYAVTANSIEQSMLCCRSPRIGRWFESILSTAMRKRCADEKQLIQLKFGLPDCQPQALFALCTGASSDPTVPQGVHGEERDGGAGAGEAGVPAGRRGGAQVEEGVPAAPRGAVRQGGRPPRRRRRPRVGARQLGRPGRAGGNPAVRRRSSRSRRPAQGVAGLRVAPVQRQVPLRLREEHGRQASRRGAGLDCSRLRSCWLLLQLPITGICVYIWFWD
- the LOC123181695 gene encoding uncharacterized protein isoform X2, yielding MAAAQQGNMEQAVNGAQEPGKVGGEAPEAASAPKAAAAATAPAPHHRRSKSASSGRNLETCKHVSVEQRFNQAQNPPDPRKSSCSTDGSSVHRAPPRDQRTSAATASPSHRVSLENDVSQLQLHLHQERSIRIMLDRAIGRASSTLSPGHRHFPAQTKELIAEIELLEEEIANREQHVLSLYRSIFDQCVSGPSSGQSSGISSPAHAKSISSRTRRRQSSIISSAFCSSKKLPLQPFHIMTSVSESGRTKNMLKTKIKHESFSSETLDVRSASLASDPRKLPYSGSSSLARTLKDHLYQCPSKISEEMVRCMASIYCLLRTESPEKPEKVRSPFLSRSSTSVILPRRGNSEETNPSSNKSIVEVCSISVEKNQTPDVSCAITHYRLLVEQLERVDLSMSETSIKLAFWINVYNSLVMHAYLAYGIPNSSLKRMALFHKAAYNVGGYAVTANSIEQSMLCCRSPRIGRWFESILSTAMRKRCADEKQLIQLKFGLPDCQPQALFALCTGASSDPTLKVYTAKNVTEELERAKREFLQAGVVVRKSRKVFLPRLVERYAREAGLPAGDGVLAWARDNLDGRAAQEAIQRCAAAAAGAGGRRRASQAFEWLPYNARFRYAFARSMVDKQAAAVLA